CGGGTCACCCTGCCGCTGGTCGCCCCGGGCATCGCCGCCGGGGCGGTGCTGTGCTGGGCGCGGGCGCTCGGCGAGTTCGGCGCCACCATCACCTTCGCCGGCAACTACCCGGGCCGGACCCAGACCATGCCGCTCGCGGTCTACCTGGCCCTGGAGACCGACCTGGAGGCCGCCGTCGTACTCAGCCTGGTGCTGCTCACGGTCTCGGTGGTGATCCTCGCCGGGCTGCGCGACCGCTGGATCACGGCTCCGTGACCGGCCCGCTGCTCGACGGTCACCTGGTCGTCGACCGGGCCGGTTTCCGGCTGGACGTCCGGCTGCGGATCGCCGCCGGTGAGGTGGTCGCGCTCCTCGGCCCGAACGGGGCCGGCAAGACCACCACGCTGCGCTCCCTCGCCGGGCTGCACCCGCTCACCGCCGGCTGGCTGCGCCTGGACGGGACCGAGCTGGACCGCCCGGACGCGCGGCGGTTCGTGCCGCCCGAGCGGCGACCGGTCGGCGTGGTGTTCCAGGACTACCTGCTCTTCCCGCACCTGACCGCCCGGGACAACGTCGCCTTCGGGCCCCGGCGGCAGGGGCTGCCCCGACGGGCCGCCCGGGAGCGGGCCACCGCCTGGCTGGAGCGGGTCGGCCTGAGCGCGCACGCCGGGCGGCGACCCCGGCAGCTCTCCGGCGGGCAGGCCCAGCGGGTGGCGCTGGCCCGGGCGCTCGCCGTCGACCCGACCCTGCTGCTGCTCGACGAGCCGCTGGCCGCGCTGGACGCCGGCACCCGGCTGGACGTCCGGGCCCACCTGCACCGCCACCTCACCGACCATCCCGGGGCCGCCCTGCTGGTCACCCACGATCCGCTGGACGCCCTGGCGCTGGCCGACCGGTTGGTCGTCGTCGAGGACGGCCGGGTGGTCCAGGAGGGGGATCCCGGCACCGTCACCACCCGGCCGCGCACCGAGTACGTGGCCCGGCTGGTCGGGCTCAACCTCTGCCGGGGCCGGGCGGACGGCCGGCGCGTCCACCTCGCCGACGGGTTCACCGTCCCGACCACCGACCGGCTCACCGGGGACGCCTTCGTGGTCTTCCCGCCCACCGCCGTCTCCCTGCGCCCGCAGCGGCCCGACGACCCACGGACCGACGACCCACGGACCGACGACCCACGGACCGACGGTGGCCCGCCGCACGGCTGGCCCGCCACCGTCGCCGGGGTGCACCGGCACGGGGACCGGCTGCGGGTGCGGCTCACCGGGGCGGTCGCCGCCGCCGCGGACGTCACCCCGGCGGTCGCCGCCGGGCTGCGGCTGCTCCCCGGGCAACGGGTCTGGGCGACCGTGGCGGCCGACGCGACCCGGGTGTACCCGGCCGGTCCGTGACGACACGCCCCGCCGACCACCCGGGCACCACGGGGCCGACCGCCCCGGTCACGGCTGGAACACGTCCGGCACGCCATCGCGGTCCAGGTCGACACGCTCCGCCTCGTGCACCCGCCGGTAGACCCGGCTCCGGGCGCGGAGGATGACACTGGCCAGCAGCGCCGACAGCAGCGAACCGGCCAGCACCGCGACCTTGGCGTGGTCGTCACGCGCGCTGCCCAGGCCGAAGGCGAGTTCCCCGATCAGCAGCGAGACGGTGAAGCCGATGCCGCCGAGCAGGGCGAGACCGAGCACGTCGAGCCAGGTGAGACCCTCGTCGAGGTCCGCGCGGGTGAACCGGGAGACCAGCCAGGTCGCGGCCAGGATGCCGACCGGCTTGCCGACGACCAGGCCGACGACGATGCCGACCGCCACCCGGTCGGTCAACGCGGTGGCCAGTCCGGCCAGCCCGCCGACGGTGACCCCGGCGGACAGGAACGCGAAGACCGGGACGGCGATGCCGGCGGAGATCGGCCGGATCCGGTGCTCGAAGTGTGCGGCCAGGCCGGGACCGGCGTCCGGGCCGCCCGCCGCCGCGCCCCGGGCCACCGGGACGGTGAAGGCGAGCAGCACGCCGGCCACGGTGGCGTGCACCCCCGACTCGTGCACCAGCACCCAGGTGAGGGCGGCGAACGGCAGCAGCAGCCACCACGAGCGGACGCGGCGCTGCACGAGGACCGCGAAGCCGGCCAGCGGCAGCAGCGCGCCCAGCA
Above is a window of Micromonospora rifamycinica DNA encoding:
- a CDS encoding ABC transporter ATP-binding protein translates to MTGPLLDGHLVVDRAGFRLDVRLRIAAGEVVALLGPNGAGKTTTLRSLAGLHPLTAGWLRLDGTELDRPDARRFVPPERRPVGVVFQDYLLFPHLTARDNVAFGPRRQGLPRRAARERATAWLERVGLSAHAGRRPRQLSGGQAQRVALARALAVDPTLLLLDEPLAALDAGTRLDVRAHLHRHLTDHPGAALLVTHDPLDALALADRLVVVEDGRVVQEGDPGTVTTRPRTEYVARLVGLNLCRGRADGRRVHLADGFTVPTTDRLTGDAFVVFPPTAVSLRPQRPDDPRTDDPRTDDPRTDGGPPHGWPATVAGVHRHGDRLRVRLTGAVAAAADVTPAVAAGLRLLPGQRVWATVAADATRVYPAGP
- the nhaA gene encoding Na+/H+ antiporter NhaA, which produces MPAADRRRTNLFARRSWGETSRVAAILRRETVGGALLLLGALVALIWSNSPWSGGYQALRDSTVGPAAWHLDLSVATWAADGLLAVFFFVAGLELKREFVAGDLRDPRRAAVPVAAALGGVIVPAVLYVVITAGVGDGAGRGWAVPTATDIAFALAVLAVVGRFLPSALRTFLLTLAVVDDLIAIMIIAVFYTADLSVVPLLGALLPLAGFAVLVQRRVRSWWLLLPFAALTWVLVHESGVHATVAGVLLAFTVPVARGAAAGGPDAGPGLAAHFEHRIRPISAGIAVPVFAFLSAGVTVGGLAGLATALTDRVAVGIVVGLVVGKPVGILAATWLVSRFTRADLDEGLTWLDVLGLALLGGIGFTVSLLIGELAFGLGSARDDHAKVAVLAGSLLSALLASVILRARSRVYRRVHEAERVDLDRDGVPDVFQP